The Pseudomonadota bacterium genomic interval GCGCCTGCCCGAGGCGGCCGAGGGAGCGGCGGCGCAGCCCCCCGGAGAGGCGGCCCCGGCGGAATCAAAGCCTAAGGTGGCCGGCGACGAGATGGTCTACCTCAACGTCCAGGATCAGGACATAAAGGACGTCATACAGCAGATCAGCAAGGCAGCCGGCAAGAACTTCATCATAGACGACAAGGTGCGCGGCAAGGTCACCATCATGTCGGAGAAGATGATGACCAAGGAGCAGGCCTATCAGGCGTTTCTCTCCGCGCTCGAGGTCGCGGGTTTCACAACGGTGACCGGCCCGGGAGGCATCATAAAGATAGTGAGCCTCAAGGACGCGGCCGGCTCGCCCATACCGATCCACGTCGACTCTACCCCCTACACCGACAGCTACGTCACCAGGCTCATAAACCTCAAGAACATCAGCGCGCTCGACATGTCCAACGCGATCAAGGGGCTGATCTCCAAGTCGGGGAACATGTTCGCGTACCCGGCCACCAACACCCTCATCATCACCGATTCCGGCACGAACATCGACCGGCTCATGAAGATCATAAAGGAGCTCGACCAGGAGGGGCCGCAGCAGGTTTTAGAGATCATCCCGATCTACTACGCCGATGCGAGGCAGGTGGCCCAGACGGTGCTCTCCCTCTTCGAGCTCGACAAGGCCACGGGTGCGGCGACAGCGAGGGGGGCGGCGGCGAGGGCGCAGCAGCTCGAGGACATAAAGGACGTCTCCAAGATCATAGCTGACGAGCGCACCAACTCGCTGATCGTGCTCGCCAGCAAGCGCGCCATAGAGCAGGTGCGCGAGATCATAGACAAGCTCGACGAGCCGCTGGAGATGGCCGAATCCGGCACCATACACGTGCATTACCTGAAGTACGCCAACGCGGTGGAGCTCGCGCAGACCCTCTCGGCCATCGCATCGGGCGGGGCAGCGGCCGTGGCGAAGAAAGCGGGCGGTGCGAAGGCGGCGGGGGCCGCAGGGGCCGCCGTCGAGACCGGCCCTGCCGTGGCCCAGCTCGAGGGTGGCATCAGCATCGGCGCCGACGAGACCACCAACGCCCTCATCATCACGGCGACCGCAAAGGACTACAGGGTTCTGGTGGACGAGCTGATCTCCAAGCTCGACATACCGCGCCGACAGGTCTACCTCGAGGCGGTCGTCATGGAGCTCGAGGTGCAGAAGAACAAGAGCTACGGCGCTTCAGGCTACGGAGGGGCCGGCTCCGGATCGATACTGGGCTTCGGAAGCAGCG includes:
- the gspD gene encoding type II secretion system secretin GspD yields the protein MRYADLISSVALALAVAAFPGHTFAQAPAGGSVRLPEAAEGAAAQPPGEAAPAESKPKVAGDEMVYLNVQDQDIKDVIQQISKAAGKNFIIDDKVRGKVTIMSEKMMTKEQAYQAFLSALEVAGFTTVTGPGGIIKIVSLKDAAGSPIPIHVDSTPYTDSYVTRLINLKNISALDMSNAIKGLISKSGNMFAYPATNTLIITDSGTNIDRLMKIIKELDQEGPQQVLEIIPIYYADARQVAQTVLSLFELDKATGAATARGAAARAQQLEDIKDVSKIIADERTNSLIVLASKRAIEQVREIIDKLDEPLEMAESGTIHVHYLKYANAVELAQTLSAIASGGAAAVAKKAGGAKAAGAAGAAVETGPAVAQLEGGISIGADETTNALIITATAKDYRVLVDELISKLDIPRRQVYLEAVVMELEVQKNKSYGASGYGGAGSGSILGFGSSGSSDFNALSGLFDYTSFFSSPGLLGGLISRDSVTIDVPSSGGGTTSLTIPSFAAFLNFLQVYRDANIVSTPNIMTLDNQKASIEVTRTIYANKVTQSGTTGFQSIEPTPLEAGLTLEITPQISEGDAVRLEIHHKLSNFTGDPGPTGAAPQTKREITTTVVAMDGQTVVLGGLMEDQVTHDKSKVPILGDIPIIGWLFRSQSSQSLKNNLLVFITPYVLRDPTDFSEISSYKIAQRNRFIEQNYGKKQQRSIYDTIAQHRADLLSAAPGQMNNGLLERTEPAAAAPAATP